CTCAAAAATGAGTGAAAAAGTCAGCAGAAAGGAAAAAGAATGGGTTGAGGAATATCTGCCAGGGAAGACGAACCATACTCCCCTGTGCCTAGCGGCCCGTCATGGAACCCAAGGGAACCTCACAAAGAGAGGCAAGCTCTTTGCCGGAAGCCAAACACACGGAGCTCCTTTATTTTCAAACTGAATGTTCTCTCAGGATCGACCCAACGTAACCGAGAGCAGCTCCTGAGCATCTCCACGCTGAACCCTGAGCTCGACAACCTGGCCGGGTTCCGTTCGCTCAATCAGATAATTTTTCAATTGTGCCGGTGTGGTAATCAGGACATCATTAATGGCCATCAACACATCGCCTTTTTTAAATCCCGCATGGCGTGAGGGACCGGTGGCTTTGGCCACGACCAGCGCCCAACGACTTCCCATCCTCAGTGTTTGGAGCTGAATCCCCAGCACCGAAAACCCCGGCACCCTATCAGCCAAAACGGCCGTCACCACCCGTTGAACCAACGGTCCCGGGAGCGCAAAAGCCAATCGGGCACACCGTCGATCATCATGCGGTGTTTCCGTTTGAATGATGGCATGCATAAGCCCTACCAGTTGTCCATGTTGATTCAACAGCCCCCCGCCAGAATTGCCGCTACACACGGACATATCGACCTGCATTAATCGACTGTTCACCGTCGGCAAAAACGTATTGGGATTTCCAGTCGTACCAAAGTTAATCGCCGGCCCCCAACCCAGTGGATACCCGACCGTAAAGACCTGATCACCATATGTCACATCTTCTTTGGCGAACGTGACATGCGCTTGGGGCCAATCCGATTCGGAACCCTGGAGTTGATACACGGCCACATCCAGGTATGCATTGGCTCCCTGGCGAGCAGCCGGCAATTCAAAAAGGGTGTCCGTCACCACATGAATGGTGTCCGGGATTATGACTTTTCCTCCCTCGGTTCGCTCTACCGCATGCCGTGCCGTCACAATCACTCCCCGGCCAATATGGATGCCCGATCCGCGAATGCTGACCGGTAGCCCATAGTTATTGTCTGAAATCTCAGATTGATCAGCCGGGAGGATCCCGACTGTCGCCACCTTCGCCTGTTCAATGGCCTGGGAAATCGGAATGGCCGAAGCCTCTCCCAACCCAACGAAGTACCCAAGCCCTACAACAAAAACAAGTCCAATGAAAATCGACCTGTCAGCACTCATCCGTACCCTCCGCGTTTCAGAATGGCTTGCATAGCGCGTAACAATACTCATCCTTCGAACCGACTCCCTCTCTCAATGATATTCAACAATAAAACAGGTAAATAAGACTTATCTCTGAACACCTCATCCGCGAGTTCAACGTGCTTTTCTCTGCCGGATGCGAACGACTGGTTTGTGTCGGCAACTGACCCGCCATGCCTGCGGCTCATGCAGGTTGGCCCCAATCCTTCAACCCACCGAACAACGCTTTCATATGCTGATAGGAATAATGGGCATTTCTCCCACTCGGATTCGGCAACACACAAACAGGAGCATCCCCAAGGGTAAGAGATTGCAGGCCAACCTGAATAGGGTGTTCAGACAACCGTTGGACAGCCGTGGGCGCCTCCTTGGACGAGAGAAGCATGCGAGCCATACTGACTCCTAACAAAGCCACAAGTCGAGGTTGATATTTCGTGATTTTGGTCACTAATGCCTGATGTCCTTCCAGAAAATCCCGTTTTTCCAAATCCTGAACACCGGCGGTCGGCCGGGCAATCAGATTGGTCAGTCCATATCCGAATTCGGGCAATTGCCAATCATCCTGATAGGTCATGGGAAAGGGGATCAGCCTGGCGTCAAACAGTAATTTCCAAAACCGGTTGGAAGGCCCGGCAAAATGATGCCCGACCTCTGCAGAACGCAGACCCGGGTTAATTCCAACAAAGAGAATGGATAAGCCGGGGACCAGATAATCGGGAAGACCTGAATGCGGATAACTTGTGTCCATTCGTCCTCGATCGTTGGATACACCCTCACGCGTCTTCATGTCTCAAATATAGGAAGCCGGGAATTGTGCTGTGTAGCCTTTAGCACGACTGCGACTATGGATCGGAGAATACGAGGAGATTGTGGAGAATAAACCGGAAATGCTTGAAGAAGAATTTCATCCAACCGGCCACCGGGCCAACAACGGATCGTGATTTACTTGGAAGCCAGTTTCGTCTGAATTTCTGAAAATGTTTTCTCAGCCTCAGGGAGAAGATCATCCCGGTTTCCCGCCCTGGCAAGCTCGAGTGCCTTTTTCGCTAAATCAAAAGCCTCTTGATCCTCTCCCCGCTCGGCACACGAACGCGCAACG
Above is a window of Candidatus Nitrospira neomarina DNA encoding:
- a CDS encoding S1C family serine protease, with translation MSIVTRYASHSETRRVRMSADRSIFIGLVFVVGLGYFVGLGEASAIPISQAIEQAKVATVGILPADQSEISDNNYGLPVSIRGSGIHIGRGVIVTARHAVERTEGGKVIIPDTIHVVTDTLFELPAARQGANAYLDVAVYQLQGSESDWPQAHVTFAKEDVTYGDQVFTVGYPLGWGPAINFGTTGNPNTFLPTVNSRLMQVDMSVCSGNSGGGLLNQHGQLVGLMHAIIQTETPHDDRRCARLAFALPGPLVQRVVTAVLADRVPGFSVLGIQLQTLRMGSRWALVVAKATGPSRHAGFKKGDVLMAINDVLITTPAQLKNYLIERTEPGQVVELRVQRGDAQELLSVTLGRS
- a CDS encoding mismatch-specific DNA-glycosylase — protein: MKTREGVSNDRGRMDTSYPHSGLPDYLVPGLSILFVGINPGLRSAEVGHHFAGPSNRFWKLLFDARLIPFPMTYQDDWQLPEFGYGLTNLIARPTAGVQDLEKRDFLEGHQALVTKITKYQPRLVALLGVSMARMLLSSKEAPTAVQRLSEHPIQVGLQSLTLGDAPVCVLPNPSGRNAHYSYQHMKALFGGLKDWGQPA